The Mycolicibacterium smegmatis genome has a window encoding:
- a CDS encoding HNH endonuclease gives MAVSRTRSARYARRRKRRLDAVVNDLTPAQWEAIKQAWGGCAYCGATGGPFQKDCVMAISRGGRYTVDNVVPACGSCNASKCNDEVTGWLRRKRLDERRFLTRYVEIRARLTAQFA, from the coding sequence GTGGCCGTCAGTCGTACCCGTTCAGCACGGTATGCCCGCAGGCGTAAGCGCAGGCTCGACGCTGTCGTCAACGACCTCACCCCCGCACAGTGGGAGGCGATCAAGCAGGCGTGGGGCGGCTGCGCCTACTGCGGGGCCACCGGCGGCCCGTTCCAGAAGGACTGCGTCATGGCGATCTCGCGGGGCGGGCGCTACACCGTCGACAACGTCGTGCCCGCATGCGGATCGTGCAACGCAAGCAAGTGCAACGACGAGGTGACCGGCTGGCTGCGTCGTAAACGCCTCGACGAGCGGCGGTTCCTCACGCGCTACGTCGAGATCCGCGCCCGACTGACCGCGCAGTTCGCGTAG
- a CDS encoding DUF5130 domain-containing protein, translating to MASGDIATVANAELDLPYGSALTSSGRISAVTEPGELSVHYPFPTMDLVVLDDALKYGSRAAKARFAVYIGPLGADTAATAREILANVPTPENAVLLAVSPDQRAIEVVYGADVKGRGIESAAPLGVSAAAASFKEGNLIDGLISAVRVMSAGVSPA from the coding sequence GTGGCAAGTGGTGACATCGCGACCGTCGCGAACGCCGAACTGGATCTGCCGTACGGCTCTGCCCTGACCTCGAGCGGCCGCATCTCGGCCGTCACCGAGCCCGGTGAGCTGTCGGTGCACTACCCGTTCCCCACCATGGACCTCGTGGTGCTCGACGACGCGCTCAAGTACGGCTCGCGTGCGGCCAAGGCCCGTTTCGCCGTGTACATCGGCCCGCTCGGCGCCGACACCGCGGCCACGGCCCGCGAGATCCTGGCCAACGTGCCGACCCCCGAGAACGCGGTCCTGCTGGCGGTGTCGCCGGATCAGCGCGCCATCGAGGTGGTCTACGGCGCCGACGTCAAGGGCCGCGGCATCGAATCCGCCGCCCCGCTGGGCGTCTCGGCTGCCGCGGCGTCGTTCAAGGAGGGCAACCTCATCGACGGCCTGATCAGTGCCGTGCGTGTCATGTCGGCCGGCGTTTCGCCTGCCTGA
- the ctaJ gene encoding aa3-type cytochrome oxidase subunit CtaJ: protein MSTALTHGLIGGVPLVLFAVLALIFLTRKGPHPDTYKMSDPWTHAPILWAAEEPREHGHGGHGHDSHGVVIGGGASGKW, encoded by the coding sequence GTGAGCACAGCACTTACCCATGGCCTCATCGGAGGGGTCCCGCTGGTGTTGTTCGCGGTCCTCGCGCTGATCTTCCTGACTCGCAAGGGACCGCATCCGGACACCTACAAGATGTCAGACCCGTGGACGCACGCGCCGATCTTGTGGGCGGCCGAGGAACCGCGTGAGCACGGGCACGGCGGTCACGGACACGATTCGCACGGCGTGGTGATTGGAGGCGGCGCAAGTGGCAAGTGGTGA
- a CDS encoding HNH endonuclease, which yields MAHSRKAHTRRTGHIPGPAGPLVPNRPLHSVEPLASAEPDASLWGRRRVLLLNATYEPLTALPLRRAVIMVVCGKADVVHDDPTSPVIHSASRSIVVPSVIRLRTYVRVPYRARVPMTRAALMHRDRFRCAYCGGRADTVDHVVPRSRGGEHSWENCVAACATCNHRKADRLLTELGWTLRCVPMPPKGQHWRLLSTVKELDPAWVRYLGEGAA from the coding sequence ATGGCGCACAGCAGAAAAGCCCATACACGACGGACCGGCCACATACCCGGCCCAGCGGGGCCTCTTGTGCCCAACCGCCCACTGCACAGCGTCGAGCCGCTCGCGTCCGCCGAGCCCGACGCGTCACTGTGGGGGCGTCGCAGGGTCCTGTTGCTCAACGCCACATACGAGCCGCTCACGGCGCTGCCGCTGCGTCGCGCGGTGATCATGGTGGTGTGCGGCAAGGCCGACGTCGTGCACGACGACCCCACCAGCCCGGTCATCCACTCGGCGTCGCGGTCGATCGTCGTGCCGTCGGTGATCCGGCTGCGCACCTACGTGCGCGTGCCGTACCGGGCGCGCGTCCCCATGACGCGGGCCGCGCTGATGCACCGCGACCGGTTCCGCTGCGCGTACTGCGGCGGCCGCGCCGACACCGTCGACCACGTCGTGCCCCGCAGCCGCGGCGGCGAGCACTCGTGGGAGAACTGCGTCGCGGCGTGTGCGACGTGCAACCACCGCAAGGCCGACCGGCTGCTCACCGAGCTGGGGTGGACGCTGCGGTGCGTGCCGATGCCGCCGAAAGGCCAGCACTGGCGGCTGTTGTCGACGGTCAAGGAGCTCGACCCGGCCTGGGTGCGGTATCTGGGCGAGGGCGCGGCCTGA
- a CDS encoding globin, protein MGDVTQVQRSFYDEVGGHDTFHAIVSRFYQLVREDEILHPLYPEDDFEGAEERLRMFLEQYWGGPRTYSDQRGHPRLRMRHAPFRIGFLERDAWLRCMHTAVAEIDSQTLDDAHRRALLDYLQMAADSMVNSAF, encoded by the coding sequence ATGGGTGACGTGACGCAGGTGCAACGATCTTTCTACGACGAAGTCGGTGGCCACGACACGTTCCATGCCATCGTGTCGCGGTTCTACCAGCTGGTGCGCGAGGACGAGATCCTGCATCCGCTGTATCCGGAGGACGATTTCGAGGGCGCCGAGGAACGGTTGCGGATGTTCCTCGAGCAGTACTGGGGTGGTCCGCGCACCTACTCCGACCAGCGCGGGCACCCGCGGCTGCGGATGCGTCACGCGCCGTTCCGCATCGGTTTCCTCGAGCGCGACGCGTGGTTGCGGTGCATGCACACCGCGGTCGCCGAGATCGATTCGCAGACGCTGGACGACGCGCACCGCCGCGCGTTGCTCGACTACCTCCAGATGGCCGCGGACTCGATGGTGAACTCGGCGTTCTGA
- a CDS encoding glycoside hydrolase family 13 protein, with protein sequence MAQWWSHAVFYQAYPRSFRDSNGDGVGDLDGVTAGLDHLADLGVDALWLNPVMVSPMADHGYDVADPRDVDPLFGGLDALDRLLDAAHARGIRVTMDLVPNHTSSAHPWFVEALANPRRRDRYIFRDGRGPDGAQPPNNWVSVFGGPAWTRVTEPDGTPGQWYLHLFDPAQPDLNWNNPEVFEDLEKTLRFWLDRGVDGFRIDVAHGMAKPPDLPDMSVTDTALLRNSDDDPRFDNDSVHDIHRFIRRVLDDYPDTVAVGEVWVHGNERFARYLRADELHLGFNFRLVKADYDAAEIRDAIDNAMTAAALEGATPTWTLSNHDVVREVTRYGGGAQGLARARAMALVMLALPGAVFIYNGEELGLPNVELPDAVLQDPVWERSGHTERGRDGCRVPMPWAGTAPAFGFSSTPDTWLPMPDEWAALTVERQLADPSSTLAFYRRAVQLRSARGEFDGSGIEWVDDQVFRRPGGLTCAFNTGTTPLPLPDGEILLTSGELVDGMLPPDTAAWLV encoded by the coding sequence ATGGCGCAGTGGTGGTCGCACGCGGTCTTCTACCAGGCCTATCCCCGCTCGTTCCGTGACAGCAACGGTGACGGCGTCGGCGACCTGGACGGCGTGACCGCAGGCCTGGACCATCTGGCCGACCTCGGTGTCGACGCGCTGTGGCTCAACCCCGTGATGGTCTCGCCGATGGCCGACCACGGCTACGACGTCGCCGACCCGCGCGACGTCGACCCGCTGTTCGGCGGGCTGGACGCGCTGGACCGGTTGCTCGACGCCGCCCATGCGCGCGGCATCCGCGTGACGATGGACCTGGTGCCCAACCACACCAGCTCGGCGCATCCGTGGTTCGTCGAGGCGCTGGCCAATCCACGGCGGCGCGACCGCTACATCTTCCGCGACGGGCGCGGGCCCGACGGTGCGCAGCCGCCCAACAACTGGGTGTCGGTGTTCGGCGGGCCGGCGTGGACCCGCGTGACCGAACCCGACGGCACGCCCGGGCAGTGGTACCTGCACCTGTTCGACCCGGCTCAGCCCGATCTGAACTGGAACAACCCCGAGGTCTTCGAAGACCTGGAGAAGACGCTGCGGTTCTGGCTGGACCGCGGCGTCGACGGGTTCCGCATCGACGTCGCACACGGCATGGCCAAACCGCCCGATCTGCCCGACATGTCCGTCACCGACACCGCGCTGCTGCGCAACAGCGACGACGATCCGCGCTTCGACAACGACAGCGTCCACGACATCCACCGCTTCATCCGCCGGGTGCTCGACGACTATCCCGACACCGTCGCCGTCGGCGAGGTGTGGGTGCACGGCAACGAACGGTTCGCGCGGTACCTGCGTGCCGACGAATTGCACCTGGGCTTCAATTTCCGTCTGGTGAAGGCGGATTACGACGCCGCCGAGATCCGCGACGCCATCGACAACGCGATGACCGCGGCCGCGCTGGAGGGCGCGACGCCCACCTGGACGCTGTCCAACCACGACGTGGTCCGCGAGGTGACGCGCTACGGTGGCGGTGCGCAGGGTCTGGCGCGGGCCCGGGCCATGGCGCTGGTGATGCTGGCCCTGCCCGGCGCGGTGTTCATCTACAACGGCGAGGAACTCGGCCTGCCCAACGTCGAACTGCCCGACGCGGTGCTGCAGGACCCGGTGTGGGAACGCTCGGGTCACACCGAGCGTGGCCGCGACGGGTGCCGCGTGCCGATGCCGTGGGCGGGCACCGCGCCGGCGTTCGGGTTCTCCTCGACGCCCGACACCTGGCTGCCGATGCCCGACGAGTGGGCGGCGCTGACGGTCGAGCGGCAACTGGCCGATCCGTCGTCGACGCTGGCGTTCTACCGTCGCGCGGTCCAGTTGCGCTCCGCGCGAGGCGAATTCGACGGATCAGGCATCGAGTGGGTCGACGATCAGGTGTTCCGCCGGCCCGGCGGGCTCACGTGCGCCTTCAACACCGGGACCACTCCCCTGCCGCTGCCCGACGGCGAGATCCTGCTCACCAGCGGAGAACTCGTCGACGGCATGCTGCCGCCCGACACCGCGGCCTGGCTGGTCTAG
- a CDS encoding acyl-CoA thioesterase: MSFTTPVHVRWSDIDMYQHINHATMVTILEEARIPFLREPFGPTIDTIGLLIAEVNISYKGQLRLIDSPLQVTMWSKRVRAVDFTIGYEVRSVNAAPDSKPSVIGETQLAAVHIEQQRLERLTPEQRAYLESHLR, encoded by the coding sequence GTGAGCTTTACGACGCCGGTGCATGTGCGCTGGTCGGATATCGACATGTACCAGCACATCAACCATGCCACCATGGTGACGATCCTCGAAGAGGCGCGCATACCGTTCCTGCGTGAGCCGTTCGGCCCCACGATCGACACCATCGGCCTGCTGATCGCCGAGGTGAACATCTCCTACAAGGGGCAGTTGCGGCTGATCGACTCACCGTTGCAGGTGACCATGTGGAGCAAGCGGGTGCGCGCGGTGGACTTCACCATCGGCTACGAGGTGCGCTCGGTCAACGCCGCGCCCGACTCCAAGCCTTCGGTGATCGGGGAGACGCAGCTCGCGGCCGTGCACATCGAACAGCAACGGCTGGAACGGCTTACGCCCGAACAACGCGCGTACCTCGAATCCCATCTGCGATGA
- a CDS encoding NAD-glutamate dehydrogenase — MTREGRQVGDRGGLEASPEMIRRLSVAFLSTYRGPQADAPGVTSTGPLAVAAHDDLVSDDLVAAHYRLASMRAPGETKAAVYPGDAGSGAALQIVTDQAPMLVDSVTVLLHRHGIAYTAIMNPVFRVRRGLDGELLDVRPAAEAAPGDGADECWILVPITAAADGEALTEATRLVPGILAEARQIGLDSGAMIAALHGLANDLATDLEGHFPNAERKEVAALLRWLADGHFVLLGYQQCVVGDGNAEVDPASRLGVLRLRNDVLPPLTDSDDLLVLAQATMPSYLRYGAYPYIVVVRESPGASRVIEHRFVGLFTVAAMNANALEIPLISRRVEEALAMAHRDPSHPGQLLRDIIQTIPRPELFALSSKQLLEMALAVVDLGSRRRTLLFLRADHLAHFVSCLVYLPRDRYTTAVRLEMQDILVRELGGAGIDYSARVSESPWAVVHFTVRLPDGTAADSVDTSLENESRIQDLLTEATRNWGDRMISAAAAASISPAALEHYAHAFPEDYKQAFAPQDAIADISLIEALQDDSVKLVLADTAEDRVWKLTWYLGGHSASLSELLPMLQSMGVVVLEERPFTLRRTDGLPVWIYQFKISPHPSIPHAPDAEAQRDTAQRFADAVTAIWHGRVEIDRFNELVMRAGLTWQQVVVLRAYAKYLRQAGFPYSQSHIESVLNENPHTTRSLIDLFEALFDPSQDTDGRRDAQGAAATVAADIDALVSLDTDRVLRAFANLIEATLRTNYFVARPDSARARNVLAFKLNPLVIKELPLPRPKFEIFVYSPRVEGVHLRFGFVARGGLRWSDRREDFRTEILGLVKAQAVKNAVIVPVGAKGGFVVKRPPTLTGDAAADREATRAEGVECYRLFISGLLDVTDNVDKATGAVVTPPEVVRRDGEDAYLVVAADKGTATFSDIANEVAKSYGFWLGDAFASGGSIGYDHKAMGITAKGAWESVKRHFREMGVDTQTQDFTVVGIGDMSGDVFGNGMLLSKHIRLVAAFDHRDIFLDPNPDAGRSWDERKRLFDLPRSSWADYDKSLISEGGGVYSRQQKSIPISPQVRTALGLDADVEELTPPALIKAILKAPVDLLWNGGIGTYIKAETEADADVGDRANDQIRVSGNQVRAKVIGEGGNLGVTALGRIEFDLAGGRINTDALDNSAGVDCSDHEVNIKILIDSAVTAGKVTPEERTELLLSMTDEVGELVLADNRDQNDLMGTSRANAASLLSVHARMIKDLVDNRGLNRELEALPSEKEIRRRADAGIGLTSPELATLMAHVKLALKDHVLASDLPDQEVFASRLPYYFPTRLREELHGEIRSHQLRREIITTMLVNDLVDTAGISYAYRITEDVGVGPVDAVRSYVAINAIFGIGDVWRRIRAAGDAGVPTSVTDRMTLDLRRLVDRAGRWLLNYRPQPLAVGAEINRFGAKVAALTPRMSEWLRGDDKAIVSKEAGDFASHGVPEDLAYHIATGLYQYSLLDVIDIADIVDREPDEVADTYFALMDHLGADALLTAVSRLSRDDRWHSLARLAIRDDIYGSLRALCFDVLAVGEPDENGEEKIAEWETTNSSRVTRARRTLTEIYKDGEQDLATLSVAARQIRSMTRTSGTGTTG; from the coding sequence ATGACGCGAGAGGGTCGGCAGGTCGGCGATCGGGGAGGGCTCGAAGCTTCGCCTGAAATGATTCGCCGGCTTTCGGTGGCCTTCCTGTCCACCTACCGCGGCCCACAGGCGGATGCGCCGGGCGTGACGTCGACGGGCCCGCTGGCGGTGGCCGCACACGACGATCTGGTGTCCGACGATCTCGTGGCGGCGCACTACCGTCTGGCGAGCATGCGCGCCCCCGGCGAGACGAAGGCCGCGGTGTATCCCGGCGACGCGGGCAGCGGCGCGGCGCTGCAGATCGTCACCGACCAGGCGCCGATGCTGGTCGACTCGGTCACGGTGCTGCTGCACCGCCACGGCATCGCCTACACCGCAATCATGAACCCGGTGTTCCGGGTGCGCCGCGGTCTCGACGGCGAACTGCTCGACGTGCGTCCGGCGGCCGAGGCCGCCCCGGGCGACGGTGCCGACGAGTGCTGGATCCTGGTGCCGATCACCGCTGCCGCCGACGGTGAGGCGCTCACCGAGGCGACGCGCCTGGTGCCCGGCATCCTGGCCGAGGCCCGCCAGATCGGGCTGGACTCCGGCGCGATGATCGCGGCGCTGCACGGCCTGGCCAACGATCTGGCCACCGACCTCGAAGGCCATTTCCCCAATGCCGAACGCAAAGAGGTCGCGGCGCTGCTGCGCTGGCTCGCCGACGGCCACTTCGTGCTGCTGGGTTACCAGCAGTGCGTGGTCGGTGACGGCAACGCCGAGGTCGACCCGGCCAGCCGGCTCGGGGTGCTGCGCCTGCGCAACGACGTGCTGCCGCCACTGACCGACAGCGACGACCTGCTGGTGCTCGCGCAGGCGACCATGCCGAGTTACCTGCGTTACGGGGCCTATCCGTACATCGTCGTCGTCCGCGAGAGCCCGGGCGCCTCGCGGGTGATCGAGCACCGTTTCGTCGGGCTGTTCACGGTCGCGGCCATGAACGCCAACGCGCTGGAGATCCCGCTGATCTCGCGCCGGGTCGAGGAGGCGCTGGCGATGGCGCATCGCGATCCCAGCCATCCCGGACAGCTGCTGCGCGACATCATCCAGACCATCCCGCGCCCCGAACTCTTCGCGCTGAGCTCCAAGCAGCTGCTCGAGATGGCGCTTGCGGTCGTCGATCTGGGCTCGCGGCGCCGCACGCTTCTGTTCCTGCGCGCCGACCACCTCGCGCACTTCGTCTCGTGTCTGGTGTATCTGCCCCGTGATCGCTACACCACCGCGGTGCGGTTGGAGATGCAGGACATCCTGGTGCGCGAACTCGGCGGAGCCGGCATCGACTACTCGGCGCGCGTGAGCGAGTCCCCATGGGCGGTGGTGCATTTCACGGTGCGGCTGCCGGATGGCACCGCCGCGGACTCGGTGGACACGTCGCTGGAGAACGAGTCGCGCATCCAGGACCTGCTGACCGAGGCCACCCGCAACTGGGGCGACCGGATGATCAGCGCCGCGGCCGCGGCGTCGATCAGCCCCGCGGCGCTCGAGCACTACGCGCACGCGTTCCCCGAGGACTACAAGCAGGCCTTCGCGCCGCAGGACGCCATCGCCGACATCTCGCTCATCGAAGCGCTGCAGGACGATTCGGTGAAGCTCGTGCTCGCCGATACCGCCGAGGACCGGGTGTGGAAGCTCACGTGGTACCTCGGCGGGCACTCGGCGTCGCTGAGCGAACTGCTGCCGATGCTGCAGTCCATGGGCGTCGTGGTGCTCGAAGAGCGGCCGTTCACGTTGCGGCGCACCGACGGTCTGCCGGTGTGGATCTACCAGTTCAAGATCTCGCCGCACCCCAGCATCCCGCACGCGCCGGACGCCGAGGCCCAGCGTGACACCGCGCAGCGGTTCGCCGACGCGGTCACCGCCATCTGGCACGGCCGGGTCGAGATCGACCGGTTCAACGAACTCGTGATGCGCGCGGGCCTGACCTGGCAGCAGGTGGTGGTCCTGCGGGCCTACGCAAAGTACCTGCGCCAGGCCGGATTCCCGTACAGCCAGTCGCACATCGAGTCGGTGCTCAACGAGAACCCGCACACCACGCGCTCGCTCATCGACCTGTTCGAGGCGCTGTTCGACCCGTCACAGGACACCGATGGCCGGCGCGACGCGCAGGGTGCGGCGGCGACCGTCGCGGCCGATATCGACGCGCTGGTGAGCCTGGACACCGACCGCGTACTGCGCGCGTTCGCCAACCTCATCGAGGCCACGCTGCGCACCAATTACTTCGTGGCGCGGCCCGATTCGGCGCGTGCGCGCAACGTGCTCGCGTTCAAGCTCAATCCTCTTGTGATCAAGGAACTCCCGCTGCCGCGGCCGAAGTTCGAGATCTTCGTGTACTCGCCACGCGTCGAGGGTGTGCACCTGCGTTTCGGTTTCGTCGCGCGCGGTGGGCTTCGGTGGTCGGATCGCCGTGAGGACTTCCGCACCGAGATCCTCGGCCTGGTCAAGGCGCAGGCCGTCAAGAACGCCGTCATCGTGCCCGTCGGCGCCAAGGGCGGATTCGTCGTCAAGCGGCCACCCACGCTGACCGGCGACGCCGCGGCCGACCGGGAGGCCACCCGCGCCGAGGGCGTCGAGTGCTACCGCCTGTTCATCTCCGGCCTGCTCGACGTCACCGACAACGTCGACAAGGCCACCGGCGCCGTCGTCACACCGCCCGAGGTGGTGCGCCGCGACGGTGAGGACGCCTACCTGGTGGTCGCGGCCGACAAGGGCACCGCGACGTTCTCCGACATCGCCAACGAGGTCGCCAAGTCCTACGGGTTCTGGCTGGGCGACGCGTTCGCCTCGGGCGGTTCGATCGGATACGACCACAAGGCCATGGGCATCACCGCCAAGGGCGCATGGGAGTCGGTCAAACGGCACTTCCGTGAGATGGGCGTCGACACCCAGACCCAGGACTTCACCGTCGTCGGCATCGGCGACATGAGCGGCGACGTGTTCGGCAACGGCATGCTGCTGTCCAAGCACATCCGGCTGGTCGCGGCGTTCGACCACCGCGACATCTTCCTCGACCCGAACCCGGATGCGGGCCGGTCGTGGGACGAGCGCAAGCGGCTGTTCGACCTGCCCCGGTCGAGTTGGGCGGACTACGACAAGTCGCTGATCAGCGAGGGCGGCGGCGTGTACAGCCGCCAGCAGAAGTCGATCCCGATCAGCCCGCAGGTGCGCACCGCGCTGGGCCTGGATGCCGATGTCGAGGAGCTGACCCCGCCCGCGCTGATCAAGGCGATCCTCAAGGCGCCGGTCGACCTGCTGTGGAACGGCGGCATCGGCACCTACATCAAAGCCGAGACCGAGGCCGACGCCGACGTCGGCGACCGTGCCAACGACCAGATCCGCGTCAGCGGAAACCAGGTGCGCGCCAAGGTGATCGGCGAGGGCGGCAACCTCGGCGTGACCGCGCTGGGACGCATCGAGTTCGACCTGGCCGGCGGGCGCATCAACACCGACGCGCTGGACAACTCCGCGGGTGTGGACTGCTCGGACCACGAGGTCAACATCAAGATCCTCATCGACTCGGCGGTCACCGCGGGCAAGGTCACTCCAGAAGAACGCACCGAACTGCTGCTGTCGATGACCGACGAGGTCGGCGAACTGGTGCTGGCCGACAACCGCGACCAGAACGACCTGATGGGCACCAGCCGGGCCAACGCGGCAAGCCTGCTGTCGGTGCACGCGCGCATGATCAAGGACCTCGTCGACAACCGCGGACTCAACCGTGAGCTCGAGGCGCTGCCGTCCGAGAAGGAGATCCGCAGGCGCGCCGACGCCGGGATCGGTTTGACCTCACCGGAACTCGCGACGCTGATGGCGCACGTCAAGCTGGCGCTCAAGGACCACGTGCTGGCCAGCGACCTGCCCGATCAGGAGGTGTTCGCCTCACGGCTGCCGTACTACTTCCCGACGCGGCTGCGTGAGGAGTTGCACGGCGAGATCCGCTCGCACCAACTGCGCCGCGAGATCATCACCACGATGCTGGTCAACGACCTGGTCGACACCGCGGGCATCAGCTACGCCTACCGCATCACCGAGGACGTCGGCGTCGGCCCGGTCGACGCGGTACGCAGCTACGTCGCCATCAACGCCATCTTCGGGATCGGCGACGTGTGGCGCCGGATCCGTGCCGCGGGTGACGCCGGGGTGCCGACGTCGGTGACCGACCGGATGACGCTGGATCTGCGCCGCCTGGTCGACCGCGCCGGACGTTGGCTGCTGAACTACCGGCCGCAACCGCTGGCGGTCGGCGCCGAGATCAACCGGTTCGGCGCCAAGGTGGCCGCACTCACCCCGCGGATGTCGGAATGGCTGCGTGGCGACGACAAGGCGATCGTCTCCAAGGAGGCCGGTGATTTCGCGTCGCATGGCGTGCCGGAGGATCTGGCCTACCACATCGCGACCGGGCTCTACCAGTACAGCCTGCTCGACGTCATCGACATCGCCGACATCGTCGACCGCGAACCGGACGAGGTGGCCGACACGTACTTCGCGCTCATGGACCACCTCGGCGCCGACGCCCTGCTCACCGCGGTGTCGCGGCTCAGCCGCGACGACCGGTGGCACTCGCTGGCCCGATTGGCCATCCGCGACGACATCTACGGTTCGCTGCGCGCGCTGTGCTTCGACGTGCTGGCCGTCGGCGAACCGGACGAGAACGGCGAGGAGAAGATCGCCGAGTGGGAGACCACCAACAGCTCACGGGTGACCCGCGCTCGTCGCACGCTCACCGAGATATACAAAGATGGTGAGCAGGATCTGGCGACCCTGTCGGTTGCGGCACGTCAGATCCGCAGCATGACGCGAACGAGCGGGACCGGAACGACTGGGTGA
- the ettA gene encoding energy-dependent translational throttle protein EttA: protein MAEFIYTMRKVRKAHGDKVILDDVTLNFLPGAKIGVVGPNGAGKSSVLRIMAGLDQPNNGDAFLAPDATVGILMQEPQLDETKTVRENVEDGVAIKGKLNRYNEVAELMATDYSDELMEEMGKLQEELDAADAWDIDSQLEQAMDALRCPPPDEPVTHLSGGERRRVALCKLLLSKPDLLLLDEPTNHLDAESVLWLEQHLASYPGAILAVTHDRYFLDNVAEWILELDRGRAYPYEGNYSTYLEKKAERLEVQGKKDQKLQKRLKEELAWVRSGAKARQAKNKARLDRYEEMVAEAEKTRKLDFEEIQIPTPPRLGSVVVEVEHLDKGFNGRTLIKDLSFTLPRNGIVGVIGPNGVGKTTLFKTIVGLEQPDSGTVKIGETVKLSYVDQTRAGIDPKKTVWQVVSDGLDYIEVGQNEIPSRAYVSAFGFKGPDQQKPAGVLSGGERNRLNLALTLKEGGNLILLDEPTNDLDVETLSSLENALQQFPGCAVVISHDRWFLDRTCTHILAWEGDDDNEAKWFWFEGNFGAYEENKIQRMGAEAARPHRVTHRRLTRD, encoded by the coding sequence ATGGCCGAATTCATCTACACGATGCGGAAGGTCCGCAAGGCGCACGGCGACAAGGTGATCCTTGACGACGTCACCCTGAACTTCCTCCCTGGCGCGAAGATCGGTGTCGTCGGCCCCAACGGCGCTGGCAAGTCGAGCGTCTTGCGGATCATGGCTGGCCTCGACCAGCCCAACAACGGCGACGCGTTCCTGGCGCCCGACGCGACGGTCGGCATCCTCATGCAGGAGCCCCAGCTCGACGAGACCAAGACCGTCCGCGAGAACGTCGAGGACGGCGTCGCGATCAAGGGCAAGCTCAACCGGTACAACGAGGTCGCCGAGCTCATGGCGACCGATTACTCCGACGAGCTCATGGAAGAGATGGGCAAGCTCCAGGAGGAACTGGACGCCGCCGACGCGTGGGACATCGACTCCCAGCTGGAACAGGCCATGGACGCCCTGCGCTGCCCGCCGCCCGATGAGCCCGTGACGCACCTGTCCGGCGGTGAGCGCCGCCGCGTCGCGCTGTGCAAGCTGCTGCTGTCCAAGCCGGACCTGCTGCTGCTCGACGAGCCCACCAACCACCTCGACGCCGAGAGCGTGCTGTGGCTCGAACAGCACCTGGCCTCCTACCCGGGTGCCATCCTCGCGGTCACCCACGACCGGTACTTCCTGGACAACGTGGCCGAGTGGATCCTGGAGCTCGACCGTGGCCGGGCCTACCCGTACGAGGGCAACTACTCGACCTACCTGGAGAAGAAGGCCGAACGTCTCGAGGTCCAGGGCAAGAAGGACCAGAAGCTGCAGAAGCGGCTGAAGGAAGAGCTGGCATGGGTGCGCTCGGGCGCCAAGGCCCGCCAGGCCAAGAACAAGGCCCGCCTGGACCGCTACGAGGAGATGGTCGCCGAGGCCGAGAAGACCCGCAAGCTCGACTTCGAGGAGATCCAGATCCCGACGCCGCCGCGCCTGGGCAGTGTCGTGGTCGAGGTCGAGCACCTCGACAAGGGCTTCAACGGCCGCACCTTGATCAAGGACCTGTCGTTCACGCTGCCCCGCAACGGCATCGTCGGCGTGATCGGTCCCAACGGTGTCGGTAAGACCACACTGTTCAAGACCATCGTCGGCCTCGAGCAGCCCGACAGCGGCACGGTCAAGATCGGCGAGACGGTCAAGCTCAGCTACGTCGACCAGACCCGCGCCGGTATCGACCCCAAGAAGACCGTGTGGCAGGTGGTCTCCGACGGGCTCGACTACATCGAGGTCGGCCAGAACGAGATCCCGTCGCGCGCGTACGTGTCGGCGTTCGGTTTCAAGGGACCGGACCAGCAAAAGCCTGCCGGTGTGCTCTCGGGCGGTGAGCGCAACCGCCTGAACCTCGCGCTGACGCTCAAAGAGGGCGGCAACCTCATCCTGCTCGACGAGCCCACCAACGACCTCGACGTCGAGACGCTGTCGTCGCTGGAGAACGCGCTTCAGCAGTTCCCGGGCTGCGCCGTGGTGATCTCCCACGACCGGTGGTTCCTGGACCGCACCTGCACGCACATCCTGGCGTGGGAGGGCGACGACGACAACGAAGCCAAGTGGTTCTGGTTCGAGGGCAACTTCGGTGCCTACGAAGAGAACAAGATCCAGCGCATGGGCGCCGAGGCCGCGCGTCCGCACCGCGTGACCCACCGCCGACTCACACGAGACTGA